A single genomic interval of Bradyrhizobium sp. CCBAU 53338 harbors:
- the sctL gene encoding type III secretion system stator protein SctL translates to MTAGEPALPERPQIRPVGPVIPASELGIWCDVVQTRALAQRYLQQVRNWARNAYHREQARGHSEGLKTGSDEMARLVARAASELARRKAVLEQELPQLVIEVLNDLVGSFDPGEMLVRSVRHAIEQRYGGAELRLHVSPVNVDAMTCEFASFHGTHGRPKVRIDPDPALTPDQCVLWSEFGNVDLGLAAQLRTLRLALAPPVQEDEQ, encoded by the coding sequence ATGACCGCGGGTGAGCCAGCATTGCCAGAACGCCCGCAGATACGTCCGGTGGGTCCAGTCATACCAGCCTCGGAACTTGGGATCTGGTGCGATGTGGTACAGACGCGCGCGCTAGCTCAGCGGTATCTACAGCAGGTTCGCAACTGGGCAAGGAACGCTTATCATCGCGAGCAGGCGCGCGGGCACTCCGAAGGCCTGAAGACAGGCTCGGACGAAATGGCGCGGCTGGTTGCTCGAGCTGCTTCTGAGCTGGCGCGGCGAAAAGCCGTGCTGGAACAGGAGCTGCCACAACTTGTCATTGAGGTCCTGAACGACTTGGTGGGCTCGTTCGATCCGGGCGAGATGTTAGTGAGGTCGGTTCGTCACGCTATCGAGCAAAGATATGGCGGTGCGGAATTGCGCCTTCATGTGTCTCCTGTGAACGTCGATGCCATGACATGCGAGTTCGCGTCATTCCATGGAACGCATGGGCGTCCGAAGGTCAGAATTGATCCGGACCCGGCTCTAACGCCGGACCAATGCGTTTTGTGGAGTGAGTTTGGTAATGTCGATCTAGGACTTGCCGCGCAGCTCCGCACACTGCGCCTCGCCCTTGCTCCGCCTGTTCAGGAGGACGAACAATGA
- the sctN gene encoding type III secretion system ATPase SctN: MTSQRPSYGNAAAEGAVHAALSSLKSTAKHVDTRAVRGRVTRAVGTLVHAVLPGAHVGELCLLQDHSTGWSLDAEVVGLLPDGVLLTPIGDMVGMSSRAEVVPTGRMQEVAVGADLLGRVIDSFGRPLDGKGPIKTTHTRPLRGRAPNPMRRRGIEQPFPLGVRVLDGLLTCGEGQRIGIYGDAGCGKSTLMSQIVKGADAEVTVVALIGERGREVREFIERHIGNAIDRTIAVVETSDRSAMERAQCAHTATALAEYFRDQGQRVVLMMDSLTRFSRAMREIGLAAGEPPTRRGFPPSVFALLPALLERAGMGEQGSITAFYTVLVEGDGTGDPIAEESRGILDGHIILSRALASREHFPAIDVLSSRSRVMDAVVSVSHRKAASFFRDLLSRYDEAEFLIKVGEYKPGGDPLTDRAIASIEDLRNFLRQGQDEPSSFEEAITWMSRLTD; encoded by the coding sequence ATGACTTCCCAAAGGCCAAGCTATGGCAATGCGGCTGCTGAAGGCGCGGTGCACGCAGCATTATCATCTCTGAAATCTACGGCAAAGCATGTCGATACGCGTGCTGTGCGCGGACGAGTCACCCGAGCCGTCGGCACCTTGGTCCATGCCGTGCTGCCCGGGGCCCACGTTGGGGAGCTGTGCCTATTGCAGGATCACAGTACGGGATGGTCACTTGATGCGGAGGTGGTCGGTCTGCTGCCGGATGGAGTATTGCTCACGCCAATCGGCGACATGGTAGGCATGTCTAGCCGTGCGGAAGTGGTTCCGACCGGGCGAATGCAGGAAGTTGCGGTCGGTGCCGATTTGCTGGGCCGCGTCATCGATAGCTTCGGCCGTCCGCTCGACGGGAAGGGGCCAATAAAGACGACCCACACTCGTCCCCTACGCGGCAGGGCACCCAACCCAATGAGGCGGCGGGGGATCGAGCAGCCTTTTCCGCTCGGCGTCCGCGTGCTCGACGGACTTCTGACGTGTGGCGAAGGCCAACGGATCGGAATCTATGGAGACGCTGGTTGCGGCAAGTCGACGCTGATGTCGCAGATTGTTAAAGGCGCGGACGCTGAGGTCACCGTCGTTGCGCTTATAGGAGAGCGCGGACGTGAGGTGCGTGAATTCATCGAGCGCCATATTGGCAATGCCATCGATCGGACGATCGCTGTCGTTGAGACCTCCGACCGGTCGGCAATGGAGCGCGCGCAATGTGCTCATACGGCGACGGCACTCGCCGAGTACTTTCGTGATCAGGGACAGCGGGTCGTTCTCATGATGGATTCGTTGACGCGCTTCAGCCGCGCGATGCGTGAAATCGGCCTAGCCGCGGGAGAACCTCCGACGCGGCGAGGCTTTCCTCCCTCCGTCTTTGCGCTGCTGCCGGCTCTGTTGGAACGTGCCGGTATGGGCGAGCAGGGCTCGATCACGGCCTTCTATACCGTACTTGTCGAAGGTGACGGGACAGGCGATCCAATCGCCGAAGAGTCGCGCGGTATTCTCGATGGTCATATCATTCTCTCACGCGCGCTCGCATCGCGAGAGCATTTTCCGGCCATCGACGTGTTGTCGAGCCGAAGTCGCGTGATGGATGCGGTCGTCTCTGTGTCACATCGAAAGGCCGCCTCTTTCTTTCGAGATCTTCTTTCGCGCTATGATGAGGCCGAATTTTTGATCAAGGTCGGTGAGTACAAGCCAGGGGGCGATCCGCTGACCGACCGAGCAATCGCGTCGATCGAGGACTTGCGGAATTTCTTGCGCCAGGGGCAGGATGAACCGTCCAGCTTTGAGGAGGCCATCACGTGGATGTCGCGTCTTACCGACTGA
- the sctQ gene encoding type III secretion system cytoplasmic ring protein SctQ, with protein sequence MSAENAVGEPARFVPRLRLSHSAVSCLNLMAPRRTVLKSRLGDTPVSICINRLVWQAQQSTAPMLDCVFRVGAEMAVLSVPRQLAEALISTVQHGLTLPSDPARSFVLELALEPWFTRVEHLLAQDLQIIRIDEATMEGPYLELDIVYGALVGKARLFLFSSLEGPVPAAFCKLGEMLGQLPREMRKLSPELPIMVASEISSLRVSVGLLRQAQTGDALLPDVIPFASGQVILTADKLWAPAEIAGDRLILRGPFRLQPHPLKSAYMTTRPQTQPSTLPSETDIDSIEITLVFECGRWPIPLGTLRSVNEGHVFELGRPVDRPVDIVANGRLIGHGDIVRVGEELAIRLRGGLAVND encoded by the coding sequence ATGAGCGCGGAAAATGCGGTCGGTGAACCGGCACGATTCGTGCCGCGGCTAAGATTGTCGCATAGCGCGGTCTCGTGCCTCAATTTGATGGCCCCCCGGCGAACGGTTCTGAAGAGCCGCCTTGGCGATACGCCGGTCTCGATATGTATTAACCGGCTTGTGTGGCAGGCGCAGCAATCGACCGCGCCGATGCTTGATTGTGTATTTCGCGTCGGAGCCGAAATGGCCGTCTTGTCGGTGCCGCGCCAGTTGGCGGAGGCATTGATTTCGACAGTGCAGCATGGCCTTACGTTACCTTCGGACCCAGCCCGCTCTTTCGTCCTCGAACTTGCGCTTGAACCATGGTTCACTCGAGTAGAGCATCTGCTAGCGCAGGATTTGCAAATTATCCGCATCGACGAAGCAACGATGGAAGGTCCTTATCTGGAACTCGACATCGTCTACGGGGCGCTCGTGGGCAAGGCGCGGCTGTTCCTATTCTCGTCTCTTGAGGGTCCGGTTCCGGCTGCCTTCTGTAAGTTAGGCGAGATGCTTGGCCAATTGCCCCGAGAAATGCGCAAGCTTTCCCCGGAGTTGCCCATCATGGTTGCCAGCGAGATTAGCTCGCTGCGCGTGTCCGTCGGGCTTCTTCGCCAAGCACAAACTGGCGATGCGCTGTTGCCGGACGTCATTCCCTTTGCGAGCGGTCAGGTCATCCTGACTGCGGACAAATTGTGGGCGCCGGCGGAGATTGCTGGCGACAGACTAATCTTGCGGGGACCCTTCCGCCTGCAACCCCACCCTCTCAAGAGTGCATATATGACAACACGACCCCAAACCCAGCCATCGACCCTGCCCTCGGAAACCGACATCGACAGCATTGAGATTACGCTCGTGTTCGAATGCGGCCGTTGGCCTATCCCGCTGGGTACGTTGAGGAGCGTCAACGAAGGGCATGTCTTTGAACTTGGCCGTCCCGTTGACCGTCCGGTTGACATTGTTGCCAATGGTCGATTGATCGGCCACGGCGACATCGTGCGTGTCGGGGAGGAACTGGCCATCAGGCTACGTGGTGGGTTGGCGGTCAATGACTGA
- the sctR gene encoding type III secretion system export apparatus subunit SctR, translated as MTDIQPGIPALLAATVGLGLLAFAVVTTTAFIKVSVVLFLVRNALGTQSIPPNIVLYGAALILTVFIGAPVLEQIYNHVTAPQLHYQTLDDWATAAKEGSEPLRAHLKKFSSEEQRTFFLSSTEHVWSEEMRANATADDFAILVPSFLISELKRAFEIGFLLYLPFITIDLIVTTILMAMGMSMVSPTMISVPFKLFLFVTIDGWSRLMHGLVLSYATAGG; from the coding sequence ATGACTGACATTCAGCCAGGCATTCCTGCACTTCTTGCAGCGACGGTCGGTCTCGGTCTGCTGGCGTTCGCAGTTGTCACGACGACGGCATTCATAAAAGTTTCCGTCGTTCTCTTCCTCGTGCGCAACGCGCTCGGAACCCAATCCATACCCCCGAACATCGTTCTGTATGGCGCTGCATTGATCCTTACGGTCTTCATTGGTGCTCCAGTGCTGGAGCAGATCTACAACCACGTTACCGCCCCGCAACTTCACTACCAAACGCTCGATGACTGGGCGACAGCCGCTAAGGAGGGAAGCGAGCCGCTGCGCGCTCACCTGAAAAAGTTCAGCAGTGAGGAGCAGCGCACGTTCTTCCTGTCATCCACAGAACATGTTTGGTCAGAGGAGATGCGGGCAAACGCTACAGCGGATGATTTTGCGATTCTTGTACCGTCCTTTCTGATCTCGGAATTAAAGCGTGCCTTTGAAATCGGCTTCCTTCTCTATCTTCCATTCATCACGATTGATCTGATTGTAACGACGATTCTGATGGCCATGGGCATGTCAATGGTATCGCCCACAATGATATCTGTTCCTTTTAAGCTCTTTCTGTTCGTCACGATCGACGGATGGTCGCGGCTCATGCACGGGTTGGTGTTAAGTTACGCCACGGCCGGAGGTTAA
- a CDS encoding EscS/YscS/HrcS family type III secretion system export apparatus protein has protein sequence MDETSILTHLTRSLVLFMMWVLPPLLAALVAGLGVGIIQAATQLQDQTLPLTVRLLVVVAVLVLFSRVLSAPLIEQAKHIFTEFPSLTSRY, from the coding sequence ATGGACGAGACCAGCATCCTCACGCATTTGACCCGATCGCTCGTCCTCTTCATGATGTGGGTTCTGCCACCGCTCCTAGCAGCTCTCGTGGCCGGCTTGGGTGTTGGCATAATACAGGCGGCAACGCAGCTCCAGGATCAAACCTTGCCCCTAACCGTGAGGCTCCTCGTCGTCGTCGCCGTGCTCGTTCTGTTTTCTCGGGTGCTGAGTGCGCCGCTTATCGAACAGGCCAAACATATCTTCACGGAGTTCCCCTCTCTCACATCGAGGTATTAG